From the Cervus elaphus chromosome 20, mCerEla1.1, whole genome shotgun sequence genome, one window contains:
- the PEX19 gene encoding peroxisomal biogenesis factor 19 isoform X1: MAARHGPTIPLVARGERAGSGAGRAEPRSPASYGKPEVARWPRLRGTVVSGPKLTGNWKSFWKRELRSSFWVPERATLLISLPEGKLAQRTFHDPFPNSPYFSALDDFDKAKPSPAPPPTTTAPDASGPQKRSPGDTAKDALFASQEKFFQELFDSELASQATAEFEKAMKELAEEEPHLVEQFQKLSEAAGRVGSDATSQQEFTSCLKETLSGLAKNATDLQNSGMSEEELTKAMEGLGMDEGDGEGTILPIMQSIMQNLLSKDVLYPSLKEITEKYPEWLQAHRDSLPPEQFEKYQEQHSVMGKICEQFEAETPTDSEATQKARFEVVLDLMQQLQDLGHPPKELAGEMPPGLNFDLDALNLSGPPGANGEQCLIM, from the exons ATGGCGGCCCGGCACGGACCAACAATACCATTGGTTGCGCGAGGAGAGAGGGCGGGCTCGGGGGCGGGGCGCGCGGAGCCGCGGAGTCCCGCCTCCTACGGCAAGCCAGAGGTCGCAAGATGGCCGCGGCTGAGGGGGACGGTGGTGTCCGGGCCGAAGCTGACCGGGAATTGGAAGAGCTTCTGGAAA CGGGAGTTGAGGAGTTCTTTCTGGGTCCCTGAACGGGCCACACTGTTGATCTCCCTGCCGGAGGGGAAACTAGCCCAGAGGACGTTTCACGATCCCTTCCCAAACTCCCCTTACTTTA GTGCTCTTGATGATTTCGATAAGGCCAAAccctccccagcaccccctccTACCACCACGGCCCCTGATGCTTCAGGGCCCCAGAAGAGATCGCCAGGAGACACTGCCAAA GATGCCCTCTTCGCCTCCCAAGAGAAGTTTTTCCAGGAACTGTTTGACAGTGAGCTGGCTTCCCAAGCCACTGCAGAGTTTGAGAAAGCAATGAAAGAGCTGGCTGAGGAAGAGCCCCATCTGGTAGAGCAGTTCCAGAAGCTTTCAGAGGCCGCCGGGAGAGTGG GCAGTGATGCTACTTCCCAACAAGAATTCACCTCTTGCCTAAAGGAGACATTAAGTGGACTAGCCAAGAATGCCACTGACCTTCAG AACTCTGGCATGTCAGAAGAGGAGCTGACCAAGGCCATGGAAGGGCTGGGTATGGACgaaggggatggggaagggaccATCCTCCCCATCATGCAGAGCATCATGCAGAACCTACTGTCCAAGGATGTGCTGTACCCATCACTGAAGGAAATCACAGAAAAG TATCCAGAATGGTTGCAGGCTCACCGAGACTCTCTACCTCCAGAGCaatttgaaaaatatcaggaaCAACATAGTGTCATGGGCAAAATATGTGAGCAGTTTGAGGCAGAGACCCCCACAGACAGTGAGGCCACTCAGAAGGCTCGTTTTGAGGTGGTGCTGGATCTTATGCAGCAG ctGCAAGACTTGGGCCATCCTCCAAAAGAGCTTGCTGGGGAGATG CCTCCTGGCCTCAACTTTGACCTGGACGCCCTTAATCTGTCGGGCCCACCAGGTGCCAATGGCGAACAGTGTCTGATCATGTGA
- the PEX19 gene encoding peroxisomal biogenesis factor 19 isoform X2 produces MAAAEGDGGVRAEADRELEELLESALDDFDKAKPSPAPPPTTTAPDASGPQKRSPGDTAKDALFASQEKFFQELFDSELASQATAEFEKAMKELAEEEPHLVEQFQKLSEAAGRVGSDATSQQEFTSCLKETLSGLAKNATDLQNSGMSEEELTKAMEGLGMDEGDGEGTILPIMQSIMQNLLSKDVLYPSLKEITEKYPEWLQAHRDSLPPEQFEKYQEQHSVMGKICEQFEAETPTDSEATQKARFEVVLDLMQQLQDLGHPPKELAGEMPPGLNFDLDALNLSGPPGANGEQCLIM; encoded by the exons ATGGCCGCGGCTGAGGGGGACGGTGGTGTCCGGGCCGAAGCTGACCGGGAATTGGAAGAGCTTCTGGAAA GTGCTCTTGATGATTTCGATAAGGCCAAAccctccccagcaccccctccTACCACCACGGCCCCTGATGCTTCAGGGCCCCAGAAGAGATCGCCAGGAGACACTGCCAAA GATGCCCTCTTCGCCTCCCAAGAGAAGTTTTTCCAGGAACTGTTTGACAGTGAGCTGGCTTCCCAAGCCACTGCAGAGTTTGAGAAAGCAATGAAAGAGCTGGCTGAGGAAGAGCCCCATCTGGTAGAGCAGTTCCAGAAGCTTTCAGAGGCCGCCGGGAGAGTGG GCAGTGATGCTACTTCCCAACAAGAATTCACCTCTTGCCTAAAGGAGACATTAAGTGGACTAGCCAAGAATGCCACTGACCTTCAG AACTCTGGCATGTCAGAAGAGGAGCTGACCAAGGCCATGGAAGGGCTGGGTATGGACgaaggggatggggaagggaccATCCTCCCCATCATGCAGAGCATCATGCAGAACCTACTGTCCAAGGATGTGCTGTACCCATCACTGAAGGAAATCACAGAAAAG TATCCAGAATGGTTGCAGGCTCACCGAGACTCTCTACCTCCAGAGCaatttgaaaaatatcaggaaCAACATAGTGTCATGGGCAAAATATGTGAGCAGTTTGAGGCAGAGACCCCCACAGACAGTGAGGCCACTCAGAAGGCTCGTTTTGAGGTGGTGCTGGATCTTATGCAGCAG ctGCAAGACTTGGGCCATCCTCCAAAAGAGCTTGCTGGGGAGATG CCTCCTGGCCTCAACTTTGACCTGGACGCCCTTAATCTGTCGGGCCCACCAGGTGCCAATGGCGAACAGTGTCTGATCATGTGA